The Mycolicibacterium mageritense genome contains a region encoding:
- a CDS encoding SDR family oxidoreductase — protein MPSYASPRIALVTGASRGIGAEVARHLAHPETHVIVNYREKTDHANSVADAIRDAGGSASTAAADICDEAAVAAMIDDIGQRFGRLDTLVLNAAGGLVHGADSASAMRVNRAAQRRLAQLALELMPTGGHIVFVTSHQAHFYPNKAVPKGCAPLAASKRAGETTLQAMRSEFHRHGIHFTVVSGEMIDETFTPRWAQQREPAHARHSYAPLPTISEFAAAVATAATAPSPAGIVYVGGPDCLHRTSA, from the coding sequence ATGCCGTCATATGCAAGTCCGCGGATTGCCCTCGTGACCGGAGCGTCGCGTGGCATCGGCGCCGAGGTCGCCCGCCACCTCGCACATCCCGAGACCCACGTCATCGTGAACTACCGCGAGAAGACCGACCACGCCAACTCCGTCGCCGACGCCATCCGGGATGCCGGCGGAAGCGCGTCGACCGCGGCAGCCGACATCTGCGACGAAGCGGCGGTGGCCGCGATGATCGACGACATCGGTCAGCGCTTCGGCCGGCTCGACACCCTGGTGCTCAACGCGGCGGGCGGACTCGTGCACGGCGCGGACTCCGCCAGCGCGATGCGCGTCAACCGCGCCGCCCAGCGCCGCCTGGCCCAGTTGGCCCTCGAGCTCATGCCGACCGGCGGGCACATCGTGTTCGTCACGAGCCACCAGGCCCACTTCTACCCCAACAAGGCAGTCCCCAAGGGATGCGCGCCGCTGGCCGCCAGCAAGCGCGCCGGTGAAACCACCCTGCAGGCGATGCGGTCCGAATTCCACCGGCACGGAATCCACTTCACGGTGGTCTCGGGCGAGATGATCGACGAGACGTTCACTCCCCGGTGGGCCCAGCAGCGCGAGCCGGCCCACGCCCGGCACAGCTACGCGCCGCTGCCCACCATTTCCGAGTTCGCCGCCGCCGTCGCGACCGCGGCGACGGCTCCCAGCCCCGCCGGCATCGTCTACGTGGGTGGGCCCGACTGCTTGCACCGCACGTCCGCATAA
- a CDS encoding serine/threonine-protein kinase: MGRNDPLPTQRDLTAGIPAELAAAGFEDPEEIGRGGFGVVYRCNQTALGRTVAVKVLTADLEPDNVERFVREQIAMGKLSGHPNIVNIFQVGAVASGRPYIVMQYHPHGSLDSKILEDGPIGWQDALRVGVKMAGALETAHRRATLHRDVKPANILLTEYGEPQLTDFGIARIIGGFETSDGAVTGSPAYTAPEVLLGQPPGVTSDIYSLASTLFSAATGHAVFERRKGEQMVAQFLRITRQPMPNLGESGLPADVCTAIEQAMSRNIEDRPATAEEFGEQLRELQRRHGLPVDDMPVPIPAPAIRMEPTTPPGTPSSGSRLRTMTPPAPATRFRLPVSTRSLVERTRLIDVLRTQQHKKLTVIHGPTGFGKSTLASQWAKALVADGVVVAWLTVDHDDNNVVWFLSHLIEAIRTVTPALASDLCDVLEEHGDEAERYVLTSLINEIHQNDTRMTLVIDDWHRVTDPATIAALRYLVDNVASGLTVVVTSRSQSGLPMSRMRMQGELVEIDSTALRFDVAESEHFLVDLSGLDLDHTDVEELTAKTDGWVAALQLASLSLRDRDDPVELIGTMTGRHHAISEFLAENVLDTLEPSMLDFLLATSITERICGGLAAALTGVPDGLAMLERVEERDLFLRRIDEQWFRYHQLFRDFLRHRLSRDTPERVTRLHRLASDWCAEHGLISEAVDHALAAGDEQRAVTIVENDGLTMVANSQMATLIGLAGKLPPAAVQSHPRLQLALAWANIVLHRISSAEQALELVDSTLDGCGLSADEIADIRAEAGVVRGVSDLRSDRLAGIDGHIALCLQRRDRLRPFSVASAANVATFAAAYRYDLDEVNRIQAWAAPFYERSGDAFTIVNGLCFTGLAYHLVLDNTTAEQYFRRALRIAKRSGGVHSYTARLASSLLGELLYERGDLDEAERLLDEGYKLGPEGGSVDFKIARYVINARIKALQGDRLAAAQRLDEATRVARNLSLNRLRALAEHERIRLGLPPHPEFGPMPVTPYDARRQPVDAMDEIAVQFEEASAIRTLIKADDPAKRDLACRWAREWVDRLAQQNRPQAMLRARRLLGACLAADGRTAEAKALIAGVAAQCAQLQMLRYLVDGGPHVVATLSALRAAQRAGRWDPEWPEVPAEFLDEAINAVVPQRV; this comes from the coding sequence ATGGGCCGCAACGATCCGTTGCCTACGCAACGGGATCTGACCGCCGGTATCCCGGCGGAATTGGCGGCAGCCGGTTTTGAGGATCCCGAGGAGATCGGACGCGGCGGCTTCGGCGTCGTCTACCGCTGCAATCAAACCGCCCTCGGCCGCACGGTCGCGGTCAAGGTGCTGACCGCCGACCTCGAGCCCGACAACGTCGAGCGGTTCGTCCGTGAGCAGATCGCGATGGGCAAGCTGTCCGGACATCCCAACATCGTCAACATCTTTCAAGTCGGCGCCGTCGCCAGCGGGCGGCCCTACATCGTGATGCAGTACCACCCCCACGGCTCGCTCGATTCCAAGATCCTCGAGGACGGGCCCATCGGCTGGCAGGACGCGTTGCGCGTCGGCGTGAAGATGGCGGGCGCGCTCGAGACCGCACACCGCCGAGCCACGCTGCATCGGGACGTGAAGCCGGCCAACATCCTGCTCACCGAATACGGTGAACCGCAGCTGACCGACTTCGGCATCGCGCGCATCATCGGTGGATTCGAGACGTCCGACGGCGCGGTCACCGGCTCCCCCGCCTACACCGCGCCGGAAGTCCTGCTGGGCCAACCCCCGGGCGTCACCTCCGACATCTACAGCCTCGCGTCCACGCTGTTCAGTGCCGCGACCGGACACGCAGTCTTCGAGCGCCGCAAGGGTGAGCAGATGGTGGCCCAGTTCCTGCGGATCACCCGGCAACCGATGCCAAACCTCGGCGAATCGGGTTTGCCCGCCGACGTGTGCACGGCAATCGAGCAGGCCATGTCCCGCAACATCGAAGACCGTCCGGCCACGGCCGAGGAATTCGGCGAGCAGCTGCGGGAGCTGCAACGCAGGCACGGGCTGCCGGTCGACGACATGCCCGTGCCGATTCCGGCACCGGCCATCCGGATGGAACCGACGACGCCGCCAGGCACGCCGTCGAGCGGATCGCGGCTGCGAACCATGACACCACCCGCCCCCGCCACCCGCTTCCGGTTGCCGGTGTCAACCAGGTCACTGGTCGAACGCACCCGCTTGATCGACGTGCTGCGCACCCAGCAGCACAAGAAGCTCACCGTCATCCACGGCCCGACCGGGTTCGGCAAGAGCACGCTGGCCAGCCAGTGGGCCAAGGCACTGGTCGCCGACGGTGTCGTGGTGGCGTGGCTCACGGTCGACCATGACGACAACAACGTGGTCTGGTTCCTGTCCCACCTCATCGAGGCCATCCGCACCGTGACGCCCGCGCTCGCGTCCGATCTGTGCGACGTGCTCGAGGAGCACGGCGACGAAGCCGAACGTTACGTGCTGACCTCGCTGATCAACGAGATCCACCAGAACGACACCAGGATGACGCTGGTCATCGATGACTGGCACCGCGTCACCGACCCGGCCACCATCGCCGCACTGCGCTACCTCGTCGACAACGTCGCGTCGGGGCTGACCGTGGTGGTGACCAGCCGGAGCCAGAGCGGGCTTCCGATGAGCCGCATGCGAATGCAAGGCGAGCTCGTCGAAATCGACTCCACCGCTTTGCGTTTCGACGTCGCCGAATCCGAGCATTTCCTGGTGGACCTCAGCGGGCTGGACCTGGACCACACCGACGTCGAGGAACTCACCGCCAAGACCGACGGCTGGGTGGCCGCGCTCCAGCTGGCCTCGCTGTCGCTGCGCGATCGCGACGATCCTGTCGAGCTCATCGGGACGATGACGGGTCGCCACCACGCGATCAGCGAGTTCCTCGCCGAGAACGTGCTCGACACCCTCGAGCCGTCCATGCTCGACTTCCTGCTGGCCACGTCGATCACCGAACGGATCTGCGGCGGCTTGGCGGCCGCGTTGACCGGGGTGCCCGACGGGTTGGCGATGCTGGAGCGTGTCGAGGAGCGCGACCTGTTCCTGCGCAGGATCGACGAACAATGGTTCCGGTATCACCAACTGTTCCGTGACTTTCTCCGCCACCGGCTCAGTCGGGACACTCCCGAGCGCGTGACCCGCTTGCACCGGCTGGCCTCGGACTGGTGCGCCGAACACGGATTGATCAGTGAGGCAGTCGATCACGCGCTGGCGGCCGGAGACGAACAACGCGCGGTGACCATCGTCGAGAACGACGGCCTCACCATGGTGGCCAACTCCCAGATGGCCACGCTGATCGGACTGGCGGGCAAGCTGCCGCCCGCCGCCGTGCAGTCCCATCCCCGGCTGCAGCTCGCGCTGGCCTGGGCCAACATCGTGCTGCACCGCATCTCCTCCGCCGAGCAGGCTTTGGAGTTGGTGGACTCGACGTTGGACGGCTGCGGGTTGTCCGCCGACGAGATCGCCGACATCCGCGCCGAAGCCGGTGTCGTGCGCGGGGTTTCGGACCTGCGCTCCGACCGGCTCGCAGGCATCGACGGCCACATCGCCCTGTGCCTGCAACGCCGGGACCGCCTGCGGCCGTTCAGTGTTGCCTCTGCGGCCAACGTCGCCACGTTCGCCGCCGCCTACCGGTACGACCTCGACGAGGTCAACCGGATTCAGGCGTGGGCCGCACCGTTCTACGAACGCAGCGGTGACGCGTTCACAATCGTCAACGGATTGTGCTTCACCGGATTGGCATATCACCTGGTGCTCGACAACACCACGGCCGAGCAGTACTTCCGCAGGGCGCTGCGAATCGCCAAACGGTCCGGCGGCGTCCACTCCTACACCGCCCGGCTCGCGAGTTCGCTTCTGGGCGAATTGCTTTATGAACGGGGCGATCTCGACGAGGCCGAACGCCTGCTCGACGAGGGCTACAAGCTGGGCCCCGAAGGCGGCTCCGTCGACTTCAAGATCGCCCGGTACGTGATCAACGCCCGCATCAAGGCATTGCAGGGTGATCGGCTGGCGGCCGCGCAGCGACTCGACGAGGCCACCCGGGTCGCACGCAATCTGTCGTTGAACCGGCTGCGCGCATTGGCCGAGCACGAGCGCATCCGTCTCGGGCTGCCCCCGCACCCGGAATTCGGTCCGATGCCGGTGACGCCGTATGACGCGCGCAGGCAACCGGTCGACGCGATGGACGAGATCGCCGTGCAGTTCGAAGAGGCTTCGGCGATCCGCACGTTGATCAAAGCGGACGACCCGGCCAAACGCGATCTGGCCTGCCGGTGGGCGCGCGAGTGGGTGGATCGCCTGGCGCAGCAGAACCGGCCCCAGGCGATGCTGCGGGCGCGGCGGCTCCTGGGCGCGTGCTTGGCGGCCGACGGGCGGACCGCGGAGGCAAAAGCCCTGATCGCGGGCGTGGCGGCACAATGCGCACAGTTGCAGATGCTCCGTTACCTGGTTGACGGCGGCCCGCATGTCGTCGCGACCCTGTCGGCACTACGCGCCGCGCAACGGGCCGGTCGATGGGATCCGGAGTGGCCTGAGGTGCCCGCCGAGTTTCTCGACGAAGCGATCAACGCCGTGGTACCGCAACGGGTTTGA
- a CDS encoding cyclase family protein, giving the protein MTKHSLPRRQELKRRPGQLSGTSWGLFPDPWRGAPSFVNSDTVIDAVRSVTRGEVFGLDYPIDAFMPGMSKARKPARHVVYANHPAHRDDYLDGYYLQASTQVDGLRHRRADGAGFYGGVPDERITADTADLGIQVWADDPIVTRGLLVDLAGHLESTGTGVDHREGQALGYETIRETLAAQSVEPRRGDVIMFHTGWSEWFLGLPPSARLDQQASGRASGLAQSEELLDWAWDTGVALLAADNFAVECLPPLSDSPFAESAPHDKGMMHQEFLAKLGIPLGELWKLGPLARRMRELGRWESLLIVKPLNVIGGTGSPANATAIL; this is encoded by the coding sequence ATGACCAAGCACTCTCTTCCCCGGCGGCAGGAACTGAAGCGCCGGCCGGGTCAGTTGAGCGGCACGTCGTGGGGACTGTTCCCCGATCCGTGGCGGGGAGCCCCCTCGTTCGTCAACAGCGACACCGTCATCGACGCGGTCCGGTCCGTCACGCGGGGTGAGGTGTTCGGTCTGGATTACCCGATAGACGCATTCATGCCGGGAATGTCGAAGGCGAGAAAGCCGGCCAGGCATGTCGTATACGCCAATCATCCCGCGCATCGCGACGACTATCTGGACGGGTACTACCTTCAGGCCTCCACCCAGGTCGATGGGCTGAGACATCGCAGAGCAGACGGTGCGGGTTTCTACGGCGGGGTGCCGGACGAACGCATCACCGCAGACACCGCCGACCTTGGTATCCAGGTGTGGGCCGACGATCCGATAGTGACACGTGGATTGCTCGTTGACCTTGCCGGCCACCTGGAGTCCACAGGGACGGGGGTCGATCACCGCGAGGGCCAGGCACTCGGCTACGAAACGATCCGCGAGACGCTCGCCGCGCAGTCCGTCGAGCCTCGTCGCGGCGACGTCATAATGTTCCATACCGGGTGGAGCGAGTGGTTTCTCGGTCTTCCACCCAGTGCTCGGCTTGACCAACAGGCCAGTGGGCGCGCGTCCGGGCTGGCCCAGAGCGAGGAGCTTCTCGACTGGGCTTGGGACACGGGCGTGGCGCTCCTTGCGGCTGACAATTTCGCCGTCGAATGCCTTCCCCCGCTGAGCGATTCACCCTTCGCCGAATCCGCGCCGCACGACAAGGGCATGATGCATCAGGAATTTCTTGCGAAGCTGGGCATCCCGCTCGGCGAACTCTGGAAACTCGGGCCGCTCGCCCGGCGTATGCGTGAACTCGGTCGTTGGGAGTCCCTGCTCATCGTCAAACCGTTGAACGTGATCGGAGGCACCGGGTCTCCGGCCAATGCAACGGCGATCCTGTGA
- a CDS encoding TRAP transporter large permease subunit, translated as MIGLWALGVYLATILIWTTILRRNVGEAMVLGFIVAAAFGGSAALTTGWQALYKALTDEIVYATVIFVFMGFLLERSGVTYRMINLLDALIGQRRGGPAYVSTLASAGLGSIVHNQAAIAATVGSVTIPWMEREKVDRTTAATIVAGNAGMGITFPFSASMFVLVGASAGGAALELNSLIMPLVAGGLWCVLHRLIVTTIFVRRSSAADSQRPERVRLGDAFRNGWSTLLLFVVIAVPIILTTGAVARVLSDHVGVDITESVSLIFWMPVLLIATGLLLGRGQLPTTAAKWVGLLCDSAPRFGLVGMTVIFAFAGANCLATTGLPEELAGLLDGLDLPVALLALIIGIIVIAVAAPLSSTATMAAVGTIGVAALAAAGVPATTAAVAVLIFSSCEAAVPPGGAPLYVACGIARVDPLRTFRPMFLYYALPLLGIGILVASGILPV; from the coding sequence ATGATCGGGCTCTGGGCTCTCGGCGTGTATCTCGCCACAATCCTGATCTGGACGACGATTCTCCGGCGAAACGTCGGCGAAGCGATGGTGCTCGGCTTCATCGTCGCGGCTGCCTTCGGCGGCAGCGCGGCGCTCACCACGGGCTGGCAGGCCTTGTACAAAGCGCTGACCGACGAGATCGTTTACGCCACGGTGATATTCGTGTTCATGGGATTCCTCCTTGAGCGCAGCGGCGTGACCTACCGCATGATCAATCTGTTGGATGCGTTGATCGGTCAACGTCGCGGTGGGCCGGCATATGTTTCGACTCTCGCGTCGGCGGGGCTCGGCAGTATCGTCCATAACCAGGCAGCGATCGCCGCGACAGTCGGATCGGTCACGATCCCTTGGATGGAACGTGAGAAGGTCGATCGCACAACGGCGGCGACCATAGTTGCCGGCAATGCCGGGATGGGCATCACCTTCCCGTTCAGCGCGTCGATGTTCGTTCTCGTGGGTGCGTCCGCCGGTGGCGCGGCCCTCGAATTGAACTCGCTCATCATGCCTCTGGTGGCCGGTGGGCTCTGGTGCGTGCTTCACCGGCTGATCGTGACCACGATCTTCGTACGGCGGTCCTCGGCTGCCGACTCGCAGCGACCAGAGCGGGTCCGCCTCGGCGACGCGTTCCGCAACGGATGGTCGACGCTGCTGTTGTTCGTGGTCATCGCTGTGCCCATCATCCTCACCACAGGCGCCGTCGCGCGCGTTCTCAGCGACCACGTCGGCGTCGACATCACTGAGTCGGTGAGCCTGATCTTCTGGATGCCCGTGCTGCTGATCGCCACGGGGCTGTTGCTCGGCCGTGGACAGCTTCCCACCACAGCAGCGAAGTGGGTTGGCCTCCTGTGCGATTCGGCGCCGCGGTTCGGCCTGGTGGGGATGACGGTGATCTTCGCTTTTGCCGGCGCCAATTGTCTGGCGACCACCGGTTTGCCCGAAGAACTTGCCGGCCTGCTCGACGGCCTCGACCTCCCGGTGGCGCTTCTTGCTCTGATCATCGGAATCATCGTGATCGCTGTCGCGGCGCCGCTGTCGTCCACGGCGACCATGGCGGCAGTCGGCACCATCGGTGTTGCTGCGCTCGCTGCGGCCGGGGTACCAGCGACCACAGCCGCAGTCGCCGTGCTGATCTTCTCCTCGTGTGAGGCGGCCGTACCTCCCGGCGGCGCACCGCTTTACGTCGCGTGCGGAATCGCCAGAGTGGACCCACTTCGAACCTTCCGGCCGATGTTTCTCTATTACGCCCTACCGCTTCTCGGCATCGGAATACTCGTCGCATCCGGAATCCTTCCCGTTTGA
- a CDS encoding NAD(P)-dependent oxidoreductase yields the protein MQCAVIGLGEAGAKYAAALVDNGYSVTGFDPSPVPTPLGVHRSGDVADAVRGAKIVLVLTAAKAARPVAEACVPALDSDVCYADFTSSAPAAMRDIADLVEQTGAEFCDVAILGPVSWHGARTPLMLAGSGASRIAELATGWQAPFEVVDGPAGSAMAHKLLRSVLMKGLAGVVTEAVTAGAAAGYETWIRDQIAAQLAGDGHAVVDRLLTGTRKHAERRAQEMRETAQYLDELGSPAELTRATEQALRRIAAEHPVSDRTA from the coding sequence ATGCAGTGCGCTGTGATCGGCCTCGGTGAGGCGGGTGCGAAGTACGCCGCAGCGCTCGTAGACAACGGGTACTCCGTCACCGGGTTTGACCCGAGCCCCGTACCGACACCGTTGGGTGTGCACCGCAGCGGAGATGTCGCAGACGCCGTTCGCGGTGCGAAGATCGTACTCGTGCTGACCGCAGCCAAGGCCGCTCGACCCGTCGCCGAAGCCTGCGTACCGGCGCTCGACTCCGACGTCTGTTACGCCGACTTCACGTCTTCCGCCCCGGCAGCGATGCGCGACATCGCCGACCTGGTCGAGCAGACCGGCGCCGAGTTCTGTGACGTTGCGATCCTCGGACCGGTCTCATGGCACGGTGCCCGAACGCCCCTCATGTTGGCCGGCAGCGGAGCCTCTCGCATCGCCGAGTTGGCGACGGGCTGGCAAGCTCCGTTCGAGGTCGTCGACGGGCCGGCGGGATCTGCGATGGCGCACAAGCTGTTGCGTAGTGTGCTGATGAAAGGTCTCGCCGGAGTTGTCACCGAAGCGGTGACCGCCGGCGCAGCTGCCGGCTACGAGACGTGGATCCGCGATCAGATCGCCGCACAACTTGCAGGCGACGGACACGCCGTCGTCGATCGATTGCTGACCGGCACGCGCAAGCATGCCGAGCGGCGGGCGCAGGAGATGCGGGAAACTGCGCAGTATCTCGATGAACTCGGGTCACCGGCCGAGCTGACCCGAGCGACCGAGCAGGCCCTGCGTCGTATCGCAGCGGAGCATCCCGTGTCGGATCGAACGGCGTAA
- a CDS encoding RraA family protein, producing MTISATENAANRFRRPSAELLESFAKLPTANVADAMDRLGALDSRIKPVWAGATIVGPAFTVWTRAGDNKFLHEALRLAAPGDVLVVNGEADESRALIGELMAERAKTRGIAGFVIDGAVRDADTIGEIEVPVFARAITPAGPYKHGPGRLACTVAVGGVAVIPGDIVLGDSDGVVVVPQGVAAEVLTRAEAKFADETARRADIKAGRK from the coding sequence ATGACCATCTCTGCGACTGAAAACGCCGCCAACCGTTTTCGGCGTCCCTCCGCCGAACTGCTCGAGAGCTTCGCCAAGTTGCCGACGGCCAACGTTGCGGATGCCATGGACCGCCTGGGCGCTCTGGACTCCCGGATCAAACCCGTGTGGGCAGGCGCTACCATCGTCGGCCCGGCCTTTACCGTGTGGACCCGCGCCGGGGACAACAAATTCTTGCACGAGGCACTGCGGTTGGCCGCCCCCGGTGACGTACTTGTCGTCAACGGTGAAGCCGACGAATCCCGCGCGCTCATCGGCGAACTCATGGCTGAACGCGCCAAAACGAGAGGCATCGCCGGATTCGTGATCGACGGCGCCGTCCGCGACGCCGATACGATCGGCGAGATCGAAGTGCCGGTCTTCGCTCGCGCCATCACACCCGCTGGTCCCTACAAGCACGGCCCTGGGCGGCTGGCGTGCACAGTCGCGGTGGGCGGTGTGGCAGTCATTCCCGGTGACATCGTGCTCGGAGACTCTGACGGCGTCGTCGTCGTGCCACAGGGTGTTGCGGCTGAGGTGCTGACTCGTGCCGAAGCCAAGTTCGCCGACGAGACCGCACGACGCGCCGACATCAAGGCAGGACGAAAATGA
- a CDS encoding tripartite tricarboxylate transporter substrate binding protein, with amino-acid sequence MIASLTLAGCGRPTTEGASSGDGWPGNKPIELVVAFAPGGAVDTAARLVAPELEKELGTNVEVVNRPGAGGQIGYTELTSAKPDGYTIGATGSPSVVVSPLDPARGAKFTRDSFQPLGMQVVDPAVVGVAPDSPYTSLAALIDAAKAQPGKITATTTGIQTGEHFAIAQIKQATGAELAPVHFSEGQSQAVAAFLGNHVPVYVGSASDVIDLVKQNKIRVLGVMDSQRSAFLPEVPTFQESGFDVVSATARGYSAPAGVPEAVSGKLQTALKAAIENETVKRRMTDLGLETRYLDSQKYEDLWTEQETTYKNLMPAVTKEGA; translated from the coding sequence GTGATCGCGTCGCTGACGCTTGCCGGTTGCGGCAGGCCCACCACCGAAGGCGCCAGCTCCGGCGATGGCTGGCCCGGCAACAAGCCGATCGAGCTGGTCGTCGCGTTCGCACCCGGCGGTGCCGTCGACACCGCGGCGCGGCTGGTCGCGCCTGAGCTGGAAAAGGAGCTCGGTACCAATGTCGAGGTGGTCAACCGGCCAGGGGCCGGCGGCCAGATCGGCTACACCGAGCTGACGAGTGCCAAGCCCGACGGCTACACGATCGGGGCAACCGGATCGCCGTCAGTCGTCGTCTCGCCGCTCGATCCAGCACGCGGCGCAAAGTTCACGCGCGATAGCTTCCAGCCGCTGGGTATGCAGGTGGTCGACCCGGCCGTCGTCGGCGTCGCACCCGATAGTCCCTACACCTCGCTCGCCGCACTGATCGATGCAGCCAAGGCGCAGCCCGGCAAGATCACCGCGACCACCACCGGAATCCAAACCGGTGAACACTTCGCGATCGCCCAGATCAAACAGGCGACCGGCGCCGAACTGGCGCCCGTGCATTTCTCCGAAGGTCAATCACAAGCCGTCGCCGCCTTTCTCGGTAACCATGTGCCGGTCTATGTGGGAAGTGCCAGCGATGTGATCGACCTGGTGAAGCAGAACAAGATCCGGGTGCTGGGTGTGATGGATTCCCAGCGCAGCGCCTTTCTGCCCGAGGTGCCGACATTCCAGGAATCCGGCTTCGACGTCGTCTCCGCCACTGCGCGTGGCTATTCCGCACCCGCCGGGGTGCCCGAGGCGGTGTCGGGCAAGCTGCAGACCGCTCTCAAGGCGGCAATCGAGAACGAAACGGTGAAAAGAAGAATGACCGACCTTGGCCTGGAAACCCGCTACCTCGACTCCCAGAAGTACGAAGACCTGTGGACAGAGCAGGAAACCACCTACAAGAACCTCATGCCCGCAGTGACCAAGGAAGGCGCCTGA
- a CDS encoding tripartite tricarboxylate transporter permease: protein MDVLLDLANGFATALTLENLAYALIGCLLGTLIGVLPGIGPVAGVALLIPLTMNLDPASAIIMLAAIFYGTTYGGTITSVLLNTPGEAASAITTIDGYEMTKQGRAGTALTIAAVGSFVGGTVATILLVVAARPLGSLGLKIGPPEFFALVLVGLSLLVALSGRSMVRALISGVLGLIIAMIGIDPVAGAPRFTFGSERLLDGVSFVAIVVGLFGLSELLMAGRTKIAGARAPGFRSLLPTREDFRRSAPAIGRGTVIGSALGLIPGMTGSVSSLLSYGAEKRFSRYRDQLGHGAIEGVAGPETANNAHANGALIPLFTLGLPASPTIAVLMGAFLQQGLTPGPTLFAEDSTVAWAIIASLFIGNVILLALNVPLVKVWTSILRVPYPILAAFILLFLVVGSYTINLTVFDVYIMIGAGVLGLVMRQLDIPLAPLVLTLVLGPLMERSLRESLELSQGDPTVFITRPISAVFIVVAGLIVLSPLLKLRKPRVLQDDPET from the coding sequence ATGGACGTTCTGCTCGATCTGGCGAACGGCTTCGCCACAGCGCTGACCCTGGAAAACCTCGCCTATGCGCTGATCGGATGTCTCCTGGGCACGCTGATCGGCGTGCTACCCGGCATCGGGCCCGTCGCGGGCGTCGCGCTGCTGATCCCACTGACCATGAACCTGGACCCGGCCAGCGCGATCATCATGCTCGCCGCCATCTTCTACGGAACCACTTACGGCGGCACGATCACGAGCGTCTTGTTGAACACGCCGGGTGAGGCGGCGTCCGCGATCACCACGATCGACGGTTACGAGATGACCAAACAGGGGCGCGCCGGCACGGCGTTGACCATCGCCGCGGTCGGATCCTTCGTCGGGGGAACAGTCGCCACGATCCTCCTCGTGGTGGCCGCCCGCCCGCTGGGTTCACTCGGCTTGAAGATCGGCCCGCCCGAGTTCTTTGCCTTGGTTCTGGTGGGGCTGTCCTTGTTGGTGGCGTTGTCCGGACGGTCCATGGTGCGGGCATTGATCTCCGGGGTGCTCGGCCTGATCATCGCGATGATCGGCATCGATCCCGTCGCGGGCGCCCCGAGATTCACGTTCGGCTCCGAGCGCCTGCTCGACGGCGTCAGCTTCGTGGCGATCGTCGTCGGCTTGTTCGGACTGTCCGAACTGCTGATGGCCGGTCGAACCAAGATCGCTGGGGCGAGGGCGCCCGGCTTTCGCTCGCTGCTGCCGACGCGTGAGGATTTTCGGCGCAGCGCGCCCGCGATCGGACGCGGAACGGTCATCGGCTCGGCGCTCGGCCTGATCCCGGGCATGACCGGATCGGTGTCGTCGCTGCTGTCCTATGGTGCGGAGAAGCGGTTCTCGCGCTACCGCGACCAACTCGGCCACGGCGCCATCGAAGGCGTCGCGGGGCCGGAGACAGCGAACAACGCGCACGCCAACGGCGCGCTGATACCGCTGTTCACCCTCGGTCTGCCGGCCTCGCCCACCATTGCGGTGCTCATGGGCGCATTCCTGCAGCAGGGACTGACACCGGGACCGACGTTGTTCGCCGAGGACAGCACCGTCGCCTGGGCGATTATCGCCAGCTTGTTCATCGGCAACGTCATCCTGCTCGCGCTCAACGTTCCGCTCGTGAAGGTGTGGACGTCGATTCTTCGGGTGCCTTATCCGATCCTGGCCGCCTTCATCCTGTTGTTCCTCGTCGTCGGCTCGTACACGATCAACCTCACGGTCTTCGACGTGTACATCATGATCGGCGCAGGCGTCCTCGGGTTAGTCATGCGCCAACTCGACATCCCTTTGGCGCCGCTGGTTCTCACCCTCGTTCTCGGGCCCCTCATGGAGCGTTCGCTGCGGGAGTCGTTGGAACTGTCGCAGGGTGACCCGACGGTCTTCATCACCCGGCCGATCAGTGCTGTCTTCATTGTGGTTGCCGGCTTGATCGTGTTGAGCCCCCTGCTGAAACTGCGCAAACCTCGTGTGCTGCAGGACGACCCCGAAACCTGA